One Setaria viridis chromosome 3, Setaria_viridis_v4.0, whole genome shotgun sequence DNA window includes the following coding sequences:
- the LOC117847747 gene encoding monothiol glutaredoxin-S9: protein MYQAIPYSAASRPWPPRPRPAPMATAEAAAVVDAVAAAAAEERLQAAQQPAVAREEVRRAVAESPVLVVGRRGCCLSHVVKRLLQGLGVNPAVHEVAGEAELAGIVAAGDVALPAVFVGGRLLGGLDRLMAVHISGELVPILKEAGALWL from the coding sequence ATGTACCAGGCCATCCCGTACAGCGCCGCCAgccggccgtggccgccgcggccgcgtcccGCGCCGATGGCCACCGCCGAGGCGGCAGCCGTCGTCGatgccgtcgcggcggcggcagcggaggagagGCTGCAGGCTGCACAGcagccggcggtggcgagggaggAGGTGAGGCGGGCCGTGGCGGAGAGCCCCGTGCTGGTGGTGGGGAGGCGCGGGTGCTGCCTCAGCCACGTCGTGAAGCGGCTGCTGCAGGGGCTCGGGGTCAACCCCGCCGTGCacgaggtcgccggcgaggctgagctcgccgggatcgtcgccgccggcgacgtcgcgcTCCCGGCGGTGTTCGTCGGGGGCAGGCTCCTCGGGGGCCTCGACCGGCTCATGGCCGTGCACATCTCCGGCGAGCTCGTGCCCATACTGAAGGAGGCCGGCGCGCTCTGGCTTTGA